From a single Vibrio tubiashii genomic region:
- a CDS encoding DUF4124 domain-containing protein encodes MRPLRLALTTSLLFTAIAAAQTVYTWVDDDGTRHFSDAQPENTASAITLPQHEPITVPSDQQRESQTLGQHNLEQQQTPSPSVTTPLEVNITVPEPDSAVRSNNGSLQVKATLNRKLAPNEQLQLIVNGVNYGDLNTQPNWQLKNLDRGQHSLSIQAFRDGKLIASSQPITVHLLRATIKSVKPSPNS; translated from the coding sequence ATGCGCCCACTTCGACTCGCTCTCACAACTAGTCTACTCTTCACTGCCATAGCAGCAGCTCAAACTGTATATACCTGGGTTGATGACGATGGTACTCGTCATTTCAGTGACGCACAGCCCGAAAACACGGCCAGTGCGATTACCCTTCCTCAGCATGAACCAATAACTGTTCCTTCAGATCAACAAAGAGAAAGCCAAACTTTGGGTCAGCACAATCTAGAACAACAGCAAACTCCCTCACCTTCAGTAACGACACCACTGGAAGTAAACATTACCGTGCCAGAGCCAGACTCAGCGGTAAGAAGCAATAACGGCTCGCTACAGGTTAAAGCGACGCTCAACCGTAAACTTGCCCCTAATGAGCAACTACAACTTATTGTCAACGGGGTTAATTATGGCGACCTTAACACTCAGCCCAATTGGCAGTTAAAAAACCTCGATCGGGGTCAACACTCATTGAGCATTCAAGCATTTAGAGACGGCAAGCTTATTGCATCGTCTCAACCTATAACGGTGCATTTACTGCGAGCAACCATCAAATCAGTGAAACCAAGCCCTAATTCCTAG
- the glnG gene encoding nitrogen regulation protein NR(I), giving the protein MSKGYVWVVDDDSSIRWVMEKTLSSANIKCETFADAESVLMALERETPDVLVSDIRMPGIDGIELLKQVHERSPELPVIIMTAHSDLDAAVNAYQKGAFEYLPKPFDVDETLTLVERAITHSQEQKQEQASLADDNYTPPEIIGEAPAMQEVFRAIGRLSRSSISVLINGESGTGKELVAHALHRHSPRASKPFIALNMAAIPKDLIESELFGHEKGAFTGANSVRQGRFEQANGGTLFLDEIGDMPLDIQTRLLRVLADGQFYRVGGHSPIKVDVRIVAATHQNLEKLVHKGDFREDLFHRLNVIRIQIPALRERKQDIEKLTLHFLALAAEELGVDVKTLHPSTVETLNRLDWPGNVRQLENICRWLTVMASGTEVLPADLPTELLEEKAHNDVSTSGSWQQQLATWAKSSLTQGDTELLSYALPEFERILLEAALEHTNGHKQDAAKVLGWGRNTLTRKLKELY; this is encoded by the coding sequence ATGAGTAAAGGATATGTTTGGGTGGTCGATGACGACAGCTCCATTCGCTGGGTCATGGAGAAGACCCTATCATCTGCCAATATCAAGTGTGAAACCTTTGCTGATGCAGAGAGCGTGCTGATGGCGCTTGAACGTGAAACACCTGATGTGCTTGTTTCCGATATACGCATGCCTGGTATTGACGGCATTGAGCTCCTTAAGCAAGTCCATGAACGCTCGCCTGAATTACCTGTCATCATTATGACTGCCCACTCCGATCTCGATGCAGCCGTGAATGCTTATCAGAAAGGGGCATTTGAGTATTTGCCTAAGCCATTTGATGTTGATGAAACGCTGACTTTGGTTGAGCGCGCCATTACCCATAGCCAAGAACAAAAACAAGAACAGGCTTCTCTTGCTGACGATAACTACACACCACCAGAAATCATTGGTGAAGCGCCCGCGATGCAAGAAGTGTTTCGCGCTATCGGTCGTTTGTCGCGTTCGTCTATCTCTGTGCTGATCAATGGAGAATCAGGTACTGGTAAAGAACTGGTCGCTCATGCCCTTCATCGCCACAGCCCAAGAGCCAGCAAGCCTTTTATCGCCTTGAATATGGCCGCGATACCGAAAGACTTAATCGAGTCTGAGTTGTTTGGTCATGAAAAAGGGGCATTTACTGGCGCCAATAGCGTTCGCCAAGGCCGTTTTGAACAAGCCAATGGCGGTACTCTATTCTTGGATGAGATTGGTGACATGCCGCTTGATATCCAAACGCGATTGCTGCGTGTTCTTGCCGATGGTCAGTTTTACCGTGTTGGCGGCCACTCGCCAATTAAAGTCGATGTAAGAATTGTCGCAGCAACCCACCAAAATCTCGAAAAGTTGGTGCATAAAGGCGATTTCCGTGAAGATTTGTTTCACCGCCTCAATGTTATTCGCATCCAGATCCCTGCGTTAAGAGAGCGCAAACAAGATATTGAAAAGCTCACGCTACATTTCCTCGCTCTTGCCGCAGAAGAACTTGGCGTCGATGTAAAAACGCTTCATCCAAGCACAGTCGAAACACTCAACCGCTTAGATTGGCCAGGCAATGTCCGTCAACTAGAAAACATCTGTCGCTGGTTAACGGTTATGGCGAGCGGTACTGAAGTTTTACCTGCCGATCTTCCCACAGAACTGCTTGAAGAAAAGGCACACAACGATGTGTCCACTTCAGGCTCTTGGCAACAACAACTCGCAACATGGGCAAAAAGTTCTCTCACACAAGGCGATACAGAACTACTTTCTTATGCACTTCCTGAATTTGAACGTATACTTTTGGAAGCGGCGTTGGAGCACACCAACGGGCATAAGCAAGATGCAGCAAAAGTACTAGGTTGGGGACGCAATACACTGACACGTAAGCTCAAGGAGCTCTATTAA
- the glnA gene encoding glutamate--ammonia ligase: MSVENVLSLIQENEVKFVDLRFTDTKGKEQHVSIPAHQVDADFFEEGKMFDGSSVAGWKGINESDMVMMPDASSAVLDPFTEDATLNVRCDILEPATMQGYDRDPRSIAKRAEDYLRATGIADTVLVGPEPEFFLFDDVKFATDMSGSFFKIDDIEAAWNTGSDIEGGNKGHRPGVKGGYFPVAPVDSSQDIRSAMCLILEEMGQVVEAHHHEVATAGQNEIATRFNTLTAKADEIQVYKYVVHNVAHAFGKTATFMPKPLVGDNGSGMHVHQSLAKDGVNLFAGDKYGGLSEMALYYIGGVIKHAKAINAFANASTNSYKRLVPGFEAPVMLAYSARNRSASIRIPVVPSPKARRIELRFGDPSANPYLCFAAMLMAGLDGIKNKIHPGEAMDKDLYDLPAEEAAEIPTVAYSLKEALECLDADREFLTAGGVFSDDFIDSYIDLKSQDVEKVNMTTHPLEFELYYSV, from the coding sequence ATGTCAGTAGAAAACGTTCTATCTCTGATCCAAGAAAACGAAGTTAAGTTTGTTGACCTACGCTTTACCGACACTAAAGGTAAAGAGCAGCACGTATCTATCCCTGCACACCAAGTTGACGCAGACTTCTTTGAAGAAGGTAAAATGTTTGACGGTTCATCAGTTGCTGGCTGGAAAGGCATCAACGAATCAGACATGGTAATGATGCCTGACGCATCATCTGCTGTACTTGACCCGTTCACTGAAGATGCAACGCTAAACGTTCGTTGTGACATCCTTGAGCCTGCAACAATGCAAGGCTACGACCGTGACCCTCGCTCAATCGCAAAACGCGCTGAAGACTACCTACGCGCTACTGGTATCGCTGATACAGTACTTGTTGGTCCAGAGCCAGAGTTCTTCCTATTTGATGACGTTAAGTTCGCAACTGACATGTCTGGTTCTTTCTTTAAGATTGACGATATCGAAGCAGCTTGGAACACAGGTTCAGACATCGAAGGCGGTAACAAAGGTCACCGTCCGGGCGTGAAAGGTGGTTACTTCCCAGTAGCACCAGTGGATTCTTCTCAAGACATCCGTAGCGCAATGTGTCTAATCCTAGAAGAGATGGGCCAAGTAGTAGAAGCGCACCACCACGAAGTAGCAACTGCGGGTCAGAACGAAATCGCAACTCGCTTTAACACGCTAACGGCGAAAGCGGACGAAATCCAAGTTTACAAGTACGTGGTACACAACGTTGCTCACGCATTTGGTAAAACAGCGACATTCATGCCTAAACCACTTGTTGGTGACAACGGCTCTGGTATGCACGTTCACCAATCTCTAGCGAAAGACGGTGTTAACCTATTCGCTGGTGACAAGTACGGCGGCCTATCTGAAATGGCACTTTACTACATCGGTGGCGTTATCAAGCACGCTAAAGCAATCAACGCATTTGCTAACGCATCAACTAACTCGTACAAGCGTCTTGTACCAGGCTTCGAAGCGCCAGTTATGCTTGCTTACTCAGCACGTAACCGTTCTGCTTCTATCCGTATCCCAGTGGTACCAAGCCCTAAAGCACGTCGTATCGAGCTACGCTTCGGTGATCCATCTGCGAACCCATACCTATGTTTCGCTGCAATGCTTATGGCTGGTCTTGACGGTATCAAGAACAAGATCCACCCAGGTGAAGCAATGGATAAAGACCTTTACGACCTACCAGCAGAAGAAGCAGCTGAAATCCCAACTGTTGCTTACTCACTAAAAGAAGCCCTAGAGTGTCTAGACGCTGACCGTGAGTTCCTAACAGCTGGCGGCGTATTCTCTGACGACTTCATCGACTCTTACATCGATCTTAAGTCTCAAGACGTAGAGAAAGTAAACATGACAACTCACCCACTAGAGTTCGAATTGTACTACTCTGTATAA
- the glnL gene encoding nitrogen regulation protein NR(II) — translation MNESLLVKYANPAAEQLFSQSAKRIVDHPLSHLIQHASMDLALLSQPLQSGQSITDSDVTFVVDGKPLMLEVTVSPISWKKELMLLVEMRKIGQQRRLSQELNQHAQQQAAKLLVRGLAHEIKNPLGGLRGAAQLLERTLPDPSLAEYTQIIIEQADRLRALVDRLLGPQKPGKKQPENLHLILEKVRQLVDLEVNQSVTIERDYDPSLPEILMDADQIEQALLNIVSNAGHILKNQSNSQITIRTRTVHQANIHGQRCKLAARIEIIDNGPGIPADLQDTLFYPMVSGREGGTGLGLSIAQNLIDQHQGKIDVESWPGRTTFTIYLPI, via the coding sequence ATGAACGAATCGCTGCTAGTCAAATACGCCAACCCAGCCGCAGAGCAGCTTTTTTCCCAAAGCGCTAAGCGCATCGTTGACCACCCTCTTTCCCACTTAATTCAGCACGCCTCGATGGATCTGGCATTGCTCTCTCAGCCTTTGCAAAGCGGCCAAAGCATCACAGATAGTGACGTAACTTTCGTGGTTGATGGTAAGCCTCTGATGTTAGAAGTCACCGTTAGCCCTATCTCATGGAAAAAAGAGTTAATGCTGCTAGTCGAGATGAGAAAGATTGGCCAACAGCGCCGTTTATCTCAAGAGCTCAATCAGCATGCGCAGCAACAAGCAGCTAAGCTTCTGGTGCGCGGATTAGCCCATGAAATAAAGAATCCTCTAGGAGGGTTGAGAGGAGCGGCACAACTGCTTGAGCGAACCTTGCCAGACCCAAGCTTAGCGGAATATACCCAGATAATTATTGAACAAGCAGACCGACTTCGCGCGTTAGTCGACAGATTGTTGGGCCCGCAAAAACCCGGTAAGAAACAACCAGAGAATCTGCATCTGATTTTGGAAAAAGTTCGCCAGCTTGTCGACCTTGAAGTCAATCAAAGTGTCACGATTGAACGAGACTATGATCCGAGCTTGCCAGAAATCTTAATGGATGCGGATCAGATAGAACAAGCACTGCTTAACATTGTTAGCAATGCTGGACACATACTAAAAAACCAATCGAATAGCCAAATCACCATTCGCACCAGAACGGTGCATCAAGCCAACATACATGGCCAGAGATGCAAATTAGCCGCCCGTATCGAAATTATCGACAATGGACCGGGTATTCCAGCCGACTTACAAGACACGCTGTTTTACCCAATGGTCAGTGGCCGCGAGGGCGGAACAGGACTTGGGCTTTCGATTGCACAAAATCTGATCGACCAACATCAAGGTAAAATTGATGTAGAGAGTTGGCCAGGTAGAACAACATTTACGATTTATTTACCTATTTAA